One genomic segment of Flagellimonas marinaquae includes these proteins:
- a CDS encoding VPS10 domain-containing protein, which translates to MKIRPLLLCAILLALHPVDAQRRNKKSNQPSTEVNDSLFPGLKWRNIGPFRGGRSVTSTGVVGQPYTYYMGTTGGGIWKTTDDGLTWKNISDGFLKTGTVGDIAVAESNPNLVIAGMGEHAARGVMTSMGDGVYRSTDAGKTWEHIGLDYTRHISDVIIHPTDPNIIFVAAQGAQYGPSEDRGIYRSTNGGNTWEKVLFVDSNTGASSLSMDMNNPLILYASMWQHRRYPWTMESGGASSGLYKSTDGGTTWKKMEKGLPKEFGKSGISVSRANAEVVYAVIEAEGEKGGVYKSTDAGKTWRQTNKDRINIARSWYYMEIFADTQDENIVYVLNAPVTKSIDGGKTFTTVSTPHGDNHDLWIHPENNQIMVNSNDGGANVSNNGGKSWSTQQNQATAQFYRVITDNLVPYNVYGGQQDNSAISIASRTHGYGIDWKDWYSVAGCESAYLAFDPDNPEVVYGGCYQGIIEKWIKASRESKPIKEYPELGLSKVPKDFKFRYNWNAPIISSPHDRNTIYHAGNVVFRTQDGGNSWEVVSPDLTRNNPDQQGPGGGPYTNEAAGGENYNTIMYLVESPHEKGVLYAGSDDGLVHITKNGGESWENITPPNSKEGIINSIEVSPHGPGTAYITLMRYKFMDLNSYIFKTSDYGQTWTKITNGINGEHNFTRVVREDKKQKGLLYAGTETGLFVSLDDGSNWQPLQLNLPVVPINDLVIHDNDLVAATAGRSFWILDDLGAIQHSIEPTSELQIVPPKPSYRIFNGSTNSTVPGLGQNPKSGVTFDYYLPKKLDTIELKLEVLSAGKVIKTVTNQPDKSFKSWPGGPPKPDVLPSAKGYNRFTWDFSKEAVPAVDKVFVYGNYKGARVSPGTYTLRLTSEGRSVETEATVLADPKVSGTPMDYAEQQSVLNKIDETVASMHHSVNQMREAKSQLKHYKKLLKDHENAKALLENGDELLERITNWEEKLIQPNQKTFQDVINFKNQLNAEFMHLKGFVDVAEPKVTQGAKERLRDLLAQWKTYEDEKNAIVVDGMGTYNQMFKALDVPAIILTKE; encoded by the coding sequence GTGAAAATAAGACCTTTACTATTATGTGCCATACTTTTGGCCTTGCACCCTGTTGATGCACAACGAAGAAACAAAAAATCCAACCAACCCTCCACAGAAGTCAACGACTCACTTTTTCCCGGTTTAAAATGGCGAAACATTGGTCCGTTCCGTGGCGGCCGAAGCGTTACATCCACCGGTGTAGTAGGGCAACCCTACACCTACTATATGGGTACCACTGGCGGTGGCATTTGGAAGACCACAGATGATGGTCTTACCTGGAAGAACATCTCCGATGGATTTTTAAAAACCGGAACCGTTGGCGATATTGCCGTTGCAGAAAGCAACCCTAATTTGGTTATCGCAGGAATGGGCGAACACGCCGCTCGGGGGGTTATGACATCCATGGGAGATGGAGTCTACAGATCTACCGATGCCGGTAAAACTTGGGAACATATAGGTTTGGATTACACACGCCACATTTCGGATGTTATAATCCATCCTACAGATCCAAATATCATCTTTGTCGCTGCCCAAGGCGCACAATATGGCCCATCCGAGGACAGAGGCATTTACCGTTCGACCAACGGCGGCAATACCTGGGAAAAAGTACTCTTTGTGGACTCAAATACAGGCGCTTCCTCCTTGAGTATGGACATGAACAACCCTTTGATTCTTTATGCATCCATGTGGCAACATCGCAGATATCCCTGGACAATGGAATCTGGCGGTGCCTCTTCGGGTCTTTATAAATCCACAGATGGTGGGACTACATGGAAAAAAATGGAAAAAGGACTTCCAAAAGAGTTTGGGAAATCTGGAATTTCGGTTTCTAGGGCAAATGCCGAGGTTGTATATGCCGTAATCGAAGCCGAAGGTGAAAAAGGTGGAGTATATAAAAGTACCGATGCTGGCAAAACATGGCGGCAGACCAATAAGGACCGTATCAATATAGCACGATCTTGGTACTACATGGAAATTTTTGCCGATACGCAAGACGAAAACATCGTATATGTTCTCAATGCTCCCGTTACCAAATCCATCGATGGCGGAAAAACCTTTACCACGGTATCCACACCGCACGGTGACAACCATGATCTTTGGATCCATCCCGAGAACAACCAGATCATGGTCAATTCCAACGATGGAGGCGCTAATGTGTCCAACAACGGAGGTAAAAGCTGGAGCACACAGCAAAACCAAGCTACGGCGCAGTTTTATCGCGTAATTACCGATAATCTGGTACCGTACAACGTGTATGGTGGGCAGCAGGACAATTCTGCCATTTCCATTGCAAGCAGAACACATGGCTATGGAATTGATTGGAAAGATTGGTATTCCGTGGCAGGTTGCGAAAGCGCTTATTTGGCCTTTGACCCCGACAATCCGGAGGTGGTATATGGTGGCTGTTACCAAGGTATCATCGAAAAATGGATAAAGGCTTCAAGAGAATCCAAGCCCATAAAAGAATACCCAGAATTGGGACTGAGCAAAGTTCCCAAAGATTTTAAGTTCCGTTACAACTGGAACGCACCCATAATCAGTTCCCCCCACGACAGAAACACCATTTATCATGCCGGGAACGTGGTGTTTAGAACACAGGACGGGGGCAATAGTTGGGAAGTAGTGAGCCCCGATCTTACCCGGAACAATCCCGACCAGCAAGGTCCGGGAGGTGGCCCATACACCAACGAAGCAGCTGGTGGGGAAAACTACAATACCATTATGTACTTGGTGGAATCCCCTCACGAAAAAGGAGTTTTATATGCCGGTTCGGACGATGGACTGGTCCATATTACCAAAAATGGAGGTGAAAGCTGGGAAAATATTACCCCTCCCAATAGTAAAGAAGGTATTATAAACAGCATCGAAGTATCCCCGCACGGGCCAGGAACAGCATATATTACATTGATGCGCTATAAGTTCATGGACTTGAACTCCTATATTTTTAAAACCTCCGATTACGGGCAAACTTGGACCAAAATAACCAACGGAATAAATGGCGAGCACAACTTTACCCGTGTAGTGCGTGAGGACAAAAAGCAAAAAGGGTTACTGTATGCCGGTACCGAAACAGGTCTTTTTGTTTCACTGGATGATGGTTCCAACTGGCAACCGCTGCAATTAAACCTTCCTGTGGTACCCATCAATGATTTGGTGATCCACGATAATGATCTTGTAGCGGCAACAGCCGGTCGTTCTTTTTGGATTCTGGATGATTTAGGAGCGATCCAACATAGCATCGAACCAACTTCCGAGCTTCAAATTGTGCCCCCAAAACCTTCCTATCGCATCTTTAATGGAAGCACCAATTCCACTGTTCCAGGGTTGGGTCAAAACCCAAAATCGGGCGTTACTTTTGATTACTACCTGCCCAAAAAATTGGACACGATAGAACTAAAACTCGAGGTACTTTCCGCTGGCAAGGTGATAAAAACAGTGACCAATCAACCCGATAAGAGTTTTAAAAGCTGGCCCGGTGGACCTCCAAAACCCGATGTATTGCCGTCGGCCAAAGGGTACAACCGTTTTACATGGGATTTTAGCAAAGAAGCTGTACCTGCCGTGGACAAAGTTTTTGTTTATGGCAATTATAAAGGAGCTCGTGTGTCCCCTGGCACTTACACTTTACGTTTAACATCCGAGGGACGTTCCGTAGAAACAGAAGCAACGGTTCTTGCCGATCCAAAAGTTAGTGGCACTCCCATGGATTACGCAGAACAGCAATCGGTACTCAATAAAATTGATGAAACAGTGGCAAGTATGCACCATTCCGTAAACCAAATGCGCGAGGCCAAAAGTCAGTTAAAACATTATAAAAAATTGCTTAAAGACCACGAAAACGCCAAAGCATTGTTGGAAAACGGTGATGAATTATTAGAGAGAATAACCAATTGGGAAGAAAAGCTGATCCAGCCCAACCAAAAAACTTTCCAAGATGTAATCAATTTTAAAAATCAACTCAATGCCGAATTTATGCATTTGAAAGGCTTTGTAGATGTGGCCGAACCAAAGGTAACCCAAGGTGCCAAAGAAAGGTTACGTGATCTTTTGGCCCAATGGAAGACTTACGAAGATGAAAAAAACGCCATTGTAGTGGATGGTATGGGAACATATAACCAAATGTTCAAAGCATTGGATGTGCCCGCCATAATCTTGACCAAGGAGTAA
- a CDS encoding single-stranded DNA-binding protein: MNSLRNKVQLIGNLGNDPEIIVLENGTKLAKFSIATNETYKNNKGEKVTDTQWHNIVAWGKLAEISEDFLSKGKEVIIEGKLVNRSYETNEGEKRYITEIKCNELLMLGK, translated from the coding sequence ATGAATTCACTAAGAAACAAAGTACAATTGATTGGCAACCTGGGGAACGACCCAGAGATCATTGTTCTGGAAAATGGGACAAAATTGGCCAAGTTTTCCATCGCGACCAACGAGACATACAAAAACAACAAGGGCGAAAAAGTAACGGATACCCAATGGCACAATATCGTGGCCTGGGGCAAATTGGCCGAAATATCAGAAGATTTTCTAAGCAAGGGCAAAGAGGTTATTATCGAGGGCAAGCTCGTAAACCGTTCGTACGAAACCAATGAAGGTGAGAAGCGGTACATAACGGAAATCAAATGCAACGAATTGTTGATGTTGGGCAAGTAA
- a CDS encoding Dps family protein, producing the protein MEAVKAKNKTFKKLGFTYLETAEIVVSLNTLLANYQVFYNKLRNFHWNIEGPDFFELHEEFENEYNTVKENIDVVAERIRVFGVKSNFTFKKTLELSKIKEQEKEISALEMVREVLHDSMLDAVNASLETGDVVTENMITGFMTELEKRHWMFTSFLK; encoded by the coding sequence ATGGAAGCTGTTAAAGCAAAAAATAAAACATTCAAAAAATTAGGATTCACATATTTGGAAACTGCTGAAATCGTGGTCAGTTTAAACACCTTATTGGCCAATTATCAGGTCTTTTACAATAAACTGAGAAATTTTCATTGGAACATTGAGGGGCCCGATTTTTTTGAACTTCATGAAGAATTCGAAAACGAGTACAATACGGTAAAGGAAAATATCGATGTCGTTGCAGAAAGAATCCGGGTATTCGGGGTAAAAAGCAATTTTACCTTTAAGAAAACACTGGAGCTTTCCAAGATCAAAGAGCAAGAAAAAGAAATTTCCGCGTTGGAAATGGTAAGGGAAGTGCTCCACGATAGCATGCTAGATGCGGTAAATGCCTCTCTGGAAACCGGTGATGTGGTAACCGAAAACATGATTACCGGATTTATGACCGAATTGGAAAAGAGACACTGGATGTTCACTTCTTTCCTGAAGTAG
- a CDS encoding glycerate kinase: protein MKIILAPDKYKGSLTGWEFCEIVARGIKKVFPNAETVYRPLADGGDGTIDVVIDYLKASKEKIVVTDPLFRKITAFYLLSEDRQTAFIEMSEASGYKLLQKSEMNCMDTTTLGTGEMVVDALEKGARNIVLGIGGSATNDGGMGMAQALGYVFVDANGNQLKPIGRNLGKVREIRTNNLHPKLMDTKIQVACDVTNPFYGELGAAKIYGAQKGATEEEITFLDEGLRHFANILRSTFKIDVQEIHGAGAAGGAGGGAVTFLNAELASGVDLVMQLANFDKVLQGADWVITGEGKLDSQTFSGKTINGVVKSAKKQNVLVAALCGSVEVTIGQIQEMGLDYAVSILNEVGNLDDAKANVEENLELASYNFANMLKLGKS from the coding sequence ATGAAAATTATTTTGGCACCAGATAAATATAAAGGCTCCCTAACTGGATGGGAATTTTGTGAAATAGTTGCCCGGGGCATCAAAAAAGTTTTTCCCAATGCAGAAACAGTGTATCGACCCCTTGCCGATGGTGGGGACGGTACCATCGATGTGGTTATAGATTACCTAAAGGCATCTAAAGAGAAGATTGTTGTTACAGACCCGCTTTTTAGGAAGATTACCGCCTTTTACCTGCTTTCCGAGGATAGGCAAACGGCTTTTATTGAAATGTCCGAAGCTTCTGGATATAAATTATTGCAAAAATCCGAGATGAACTGTATGGATACTACAACTTTGGGAACAGGTGAAATGGTGGTGGATGCACTTGAAAAAGGAGCCAGAAACATTGTATTGGGCATTGGAGGAAGTGCAACCAACGATGGAGGTATGGGTATGGCCCAAGCCCTTGGTTACGTTTTTGTGGATGCGAATGGAAATCAGCTAAAGCCTATTGGGCGAAATCTGGGCAAGGTAAGGGAAATACGAACAAACAATCTACATCCAAAACTCATGGATACAAAAATTCAAGTGGCCTGCGATGTGACCAATCCATTTTATGGAGAGCTAGGGGCTGCTAAAATTTATGGGGCTCAAAAAGGAGCAACAGAAGAAGAGATTACCTTTTTGGACGAGGGTTTAAGGCATTTTGCGAATATTTTGCGATCAACTTTTAAGATTGATGTCCAAGAGATCCATGGCGCCGGTGCAGCCGGTGGAGCAGGAGGTGGAGCGGTAACGTTTTTGAATGCGGAATTGGCCTCTGGCGTAGATTTGGTGATGCAACTTGCCAATTTTGATAAAGTGCTGCAGGGTGCCGATTGGGTAATTACCGGGGAAGGAAAGCTGGATTCCCAAACCTTTTCCGGCAAAACCATTAACGGAGTGGTAAAATCGGCAAAAAAACAGAATGTACTCGTCGCCGCACTCTGTGGTTCGGTAGAAGTGACCATTGGACAAATACAAGAAATGGGCCTGGATTATGCAGTGTCGATTCTTAATGAAGTGGGCAATTTGGATGATGCCAAGGCAAATGTCGAGGAGAACTTGGAATTGGCGAGCTATAATTTTGCAAATATGCTGAAATTGGGCAAAAGCTAA
- a CDS encoding DUF6265 family protein, translated as MKHITLIFLLWAGLVSAQHTMQLNKGQSSPKANLEDVSWIKGHWIGEAFGGTAEEIWSAPMGNSMMFVFRLVNNGKVSFYESGHIQQSDDSIILQLKHFDGNMKGWEEKDKTIDFKLVKLEPNKVYFEGLTMEKIDDDHMNVHVLIEENNNTEEILFAYKKVK; from the coding sequence ATGAAACATATTACACTTATTTTCTTGTTGTGGGCGGGACTTGTTTCCGCCCAACATACAATGCAATTGAACAAAGGCCAATCATCACCAAAAGCCAATCTAGAGGATGTTTCATGGATCAAGGGCCACTGGATTGGCGAAGCTTTCGGAGGAACGGCCGAAGAAATTTGGAGTGCACCAATGGGCAATTCTATGATGTTTGTATTTCGACTAGTGAACAATGGCAAAGTTTCATTCTACGAATCAGGTCATATCCAACAATCGGACGATTCCATAATTCTCCAGCTCAAGCATTTTGACGGCAATATGAAAGGTTGGGAAGAAAAAGATAAAACCATTGATTTTAAACTAGTAAAACTAGAACCAAACAAGGTGTATTTTGAAGGGCTCACCATGGAAAAAATTGATGACGACCATATGAATGTCCATGTACTTATTGAAGAAAACAACAATACAGAAGAAATCCTGTTCGCTTACAAGAAAGTGAAGTAA
- a CDS encoding pentapeptide repeat-containing protein, whose protein sequence is MADNFWLEQEFVKQDFTQTKLPKGDYEECSFVDCLFSKGFLDNQNFVDCTFDGCDLTNTNIAHTIFNGATFKSCKMVGVQFETCNQLLLTLRFLDCNLSVASFIGMNLPQIQFMDCRLHQTDFTDTQLTMAKFPNCDFDNAIFENTDLSGADLSTAFGFNIDPTINQLRKTRFSQEGLIGLLKKYDIVVT, encoded by the coding sequence ATGGCGGATAACTTTTGGCTGGAACAGGAGTTCGTAAAACAGGATTTTACCCAAACAAAATTGCCCAAAGGCGATTATGAAGAATGTAGTTTTGTGGACTGCCTGTTCTCCAAAGGTTTTTTGGACAACCAAAATTTTGTGGACTGCACTTTTGATGGGTGCGACCTTACCAATACCAATATTGCCCATACCATTTTTAATGGTGCAACCTTCAAAAGCTGTAAAATGGTGGGGGTTCAATTTGAGACCTGTAATCAACTTTTATTGACTTTGCGTTTTTTGGACTGTAATTTATCCGTGGCATCATTTATTGGGATGAACCTCCCCCAAATCCAATTTATGGACTGCAGGCTGCATCAAACCGATTTTACAGACACCCAATTAACTATGGCCAAATTTCCAAATTGTGATTTTGACAATGCTATTTTCGAGAATACGGATCTAAGCGGAGCCGATTTGAGTACTGCCTTTGGTTTTAATATAGATCCAACCATCAACCAACTAAGGAAAACCAGGTTTAGCCAAGAGGGATTGATCGGTTTATTAAAAAAGTATGATATTGTGGTAACCTAA
- a CDS encoding SIMPL domain-containing protein (The SIMPL domain is named for its presence in mouse protein SIMPL (signalling molecule that associates with mouse pelle-like kinase). Bacterial member BP26, from Brucella, was shown to assemble into a channel-like structure, while YggE from E. coli has been associated with resistance to oxidative stress.) encodes MKKTIFLMAAVLFSSVTFAQSKNFLDTPYLETQAKVDTLVTPDRIYLNIIIQEKDTKGRVSVEEQENQMAQRFKAMGIDLTEQLVIKDMGSNFKKYFLRQKEVLKSKQYSLLVYSGKELGDVMMALEQLDIANTHIEKTEYSMMDELELELKSRGVKRAKQKADALTRPLGQKVGMAIHIADNSNYYPRYNQAPMMEMKAVSADMGQAQPLDIDFEKINVETTVNVKFALSN; translated from the coding sequence ATGAAAAAAACGATCTTTTTAATGGCCGCAGTGCTGTTCTCATCGGTAACTTTTGCCCAATCCAAAAACTTTTTGGACACCCCCTATTTGGAAACACAGGCCAAAGTGGACACTTTGGTGACCCCGGATAGAATATACCTCAATATCATTATCCAAGAAAAGGATACCAAAGGCCGTGTTTCTGTAGAGGAACAAGAAAACCAAATGGCACAACGCTTTAAAGCCATGGGCATCGACCTCACGGAACAGCTTGTGATAAAAGACATGGGCAGCAATTTTAAAAAATACTTTTTGCGCCAAAAGGAAGTCCTAAAAAGCAAACAATATTCGCTTTTGGTCTATTCGGGAAAAGAACTCGGCGATGTTATGATGGCTTTGGAACAATTGGATATTGCCAATACCCATATCGAAAAAACCGAATATTCCATGATGGACGAATTAGAGCTGGAACTAAAATCTCGAGGAGTAAAGAGAGCGAAACAAAAAGCCGATGCCCTGACCCGACCTCTGGGCCAAAAAGTAGGCATGGCCATCCATATTGCAGACAATTCAAATTACTATCCTAGGTACAACCAAGCCCCCATGATGGAAATGAAAGCGGTTTCTGCTGATATGGGTCAGGCACAGCCCTTGGACATCGATTTTGAGAAAATCAATGTGGAGACCACTGTAAACGTAAAATTTGCTTTATCCAATTAA
- a CDS encoding CBS domain-containing protein: MAIKSFQGIRSKEENKKKYNAPILVEDYMTNKLITFSPEQSILEVMETFAKHHISGGPVVDNNGFLVGIISEADCMKQISESRYFNQPILDKSVERFMTKNVETIPHDMSIFDAAGVFDRHNRRRLPVMKNDILVGQISRKDIVIAALKLTSHSWK, translated from the coding sequence ATGGCAATCAAAAGTTTTCAAGGCATACGGAGCAAGGAGGAGAACAAGAAAAAGTACAATGCCCCAATTTTGGTGGAAGATTACATGACCAATAAATTGATCACATTTTCCCCTGAACAGTCCATTTTGGAAGTAATGGAGACGTTTGCCAAACATCATATTTCCGGTGGACCAGTGGTAGATAATAATGGGTTTTTGGTAGGAATCATATCCGAGGCGGATTGTATGAAACAGATATCGGAGAGTAGGTATTTTAACCAACCCATTTTGGATAAAAGTGTTGAGCGGTTTATGACCAAAAATGTGGAGACCATACCCCATGACATGTCCATTTTCGATGCAGCGGGCGTATTTGATCGTCACAATAGGCGCAGATTGCCCGTTATGAAAAACGATATTCTCGTTGGGCAGATAAGCCGAAAGGATATTGTGATCGCAGCACTTAAATTAACGTCGCACAGTTGGAAATGA
- a CDS encoding M28 family peptidase, whose product MKFSRTLALILLFLAVYWSFRFLTPQYKTDQDAPLGAFSTDRALSHVKELSKEPHAVGFPGHQRARTYIISELKKMGLETTTQQGYTAGDWGNLSKATNILARIKGSGNGKALLVLSHYDSSPHSSFGASDAGSGVATILEGVRAFLSNNETPENDIIILITDAEELGLNGADLFVNKHSWAKNVGLALNFEARGSGGPSYMLIETNRGNGTLIKEFTKANPKYPVANSLAYSIYKMLPNDTDLTVFREDADIDGFNFAFIDDHFDYHTALDNYERLDRKTLAHQGSYLMPLLAHFSNADLDNLKSLDDYVYFNIPIFNLVSYPFEWIWPAFGIAVLAFVLLLFSGFKKQVLKTNDVLKGFVPVLITLMVNGAVGYFCWAIITWWYPGYKDMLHGFTYNGHTYIAVYVMFSLFICFYTYHKFRKTPTPSLLVAPIFIWLLICGLVAQYLKGASFFIVPLFGLLAGLLVTINQKKPNPFLMLFLALPAVLIYSPFIKMFPVGLGLKMMVAATLFTTLLFFLALPFLGQLKSKRRLAYLFLLLFFAFGITSHIQSDFNEERPKPSSLLYVYNTDDDSALWATYDKVLIDWNGQFINENKRKPKAETISSKYRTNLNYVADAPKKQLEASYIDTVMDTIVGENRVIELCITPKRTVNRLEVFTNPINLSKAKVNQIELSPYFLENRKNRLVTHYISNNDFTELQLQFPKDSVLELTLYEASNDLLIHPDFSIPKRPKNSIPTPFVLNDAILTIKTLRFE is encoded by the coding sequence ATGAAGTTTTCCCGGACCCTTGCCCTAATTCTACTTTTTCTTGCCGTATATTGGAGTTTTAGATTCTTGACGCCTCAGTACAAAACCGATCAGGATGCCCCGTTGGGAGCTTTCTCCACAGATAGAGCGCTTTCCCATGTAAAAGAATTATCCAAAGAACCACATGCCGTTGGTTTTCCAGGACACCAAAGAGCTAGGACCTATATTATCTCCGAACTCAAAAAAATGGGTCTGGAAACTACCACACAACAGGGTTACACCGCTGGAGACTGGGGCAATCTGAGCAAAGCCACGAATATTTTGGCAAGAATTAAGGGCAGTGGCAACGGAAAAGCATTACTGGTACTCTCGCATTACGATAGTAGCCCCCATTCCTCCTTTGGAGCAAGTGATGCAGGTAGTGGAGTTGCCACAATTTTGGAGGGAGTCCGAGCATTTTTGAGCAACAATGAAACCCCAGAGAACGATATCATTATCCTAATTACCGATGCCGAGGAACTTGGCCTTAATGGGGCCGACCTTTTTGTAAATAAACACTCTTGGGCAAAAAATGTGGGGCTAGCCCTAAATTTTGAGGCTCGCGGTAGCGGCGGGCCCAGTTATATGCTTATAGAGACCAATCGCGGCAATGGCACTTTGATCAAGGAATTTACAAAAGCAAATCCCAAATACCCGGTTGCGAACTCTTTGGCCTATAGCATTTATAAAATGCTCCCCAACGATACCGACCTAACCGTTTTTAGGGAAGATGCAGATATTGATGGATTTAACTTTGCTTTTATAGATGACCATTTTGATTACCACACCGCCCTGGACAATTATGAGCGTTTGGACCGAAAAACCCTAGCTCACCAAGGCAGTTATTTAATGCCGTTGCTCGCACATTTTAGTAATGCCGATTTGGATAATTTAAAAAGTTTGGATGATTATGTGTATTTCAATATCCCCATCTTTAATCTGGTTTCCTATCCTTTTGAGTGGATCTGGCCCGCATTCGGCATTGCAGTTTTGGCTTTTGTCCTGTTACTTTTTTCAGGGTTTAAAAAACAGGTCTTAAAAACAAACGATGTTTTAAAAGGCTTTGTTCCCGTCCTCATCACCTTAATGGTGAACGGTGCGGTCGGCTATTTTTGTTGGGCCATAATTACTTGGTGGTACCCCGGGTATAAGGATATGTTACATGGGTTTACCTACAACGGCCATACTTACATTGCCGTGTATGTTATGTTCTCGCTGTTTATCTGCTTTTACACCTATCATAAATTCCGAAAAACCCCTACCCCAAGTTTATTGGTAGCCCCTATTTTTATTTGGTTGCTAATTTGCGGCTTGGTAGCACAATACTTAAAAGGCGCCAGTTTTTTTATAGTTCCCCTGTTCGGCTTGCTGGCAGGGCTGCTCGTAACCATCAATCAAAAGAAGCCCAATCCATTTTTAATGCTGTTCTTGGCCTTGCCCGCGGTTCTTATCTATTCCCCATTCATTAAAATGTTTCCCGTAGGCCTTGGTTTAAAAATGATGGTGGCCGCGACCCTTTTTACGACGTTGTTGTTTTTCCTGGCACTCCCATTTTTAGGTCAGTTAAAAAGTAAAAGGAGACTGGCCTATTTATTCCTGCTTCTTTTTTTTGCATTCGGAATTACGAGTCACATACAATCCGACTTCAACGAAGAAAGACCAAAACCCAGCAGTTTGCTATATGTTTATAATACGGACGACGACTCAGCACTATGGGCCACATACGATAAAGTTCTAATTGATTGGAACGGCCAATTTATTAACGAAAACAAAAGAAAACCTAAAGCTGAGACCATATCAAGCAAATACCGCACTAACTTAAATTATGTGGCAGATGCACCAAAAAAACAACTGGAAGCATCCTATATTGATACCGTGATGGACACTATTGTTGGGGAAAACAGGGTAATAGAACTTTGCATCACACCGAAAAGAACGGTGAACCGCCTTGAGGTATTTACCAATCCGATCAATTTATCGAAGGCAAAAGTGAACCAAATCGAATTATCCCCTTATTTCCTCGAAAACAGGAAAAACAGGTTGGTCACTCATTATATTTCCAATAATGATTTTACAGAACTGCAACTCCAATTCCCTAAGGATTCGGTATTGGAACTCACTTTATACGAAGCATCCAACGATTTGTTGATACATCCGGATTTTAGCATACCGAAAAGACCAAAAAACAGTATTCCCACCCCTTTTGTGTTAAATGATGCTATATTGACCATAAAAACTTTGCGATTTGAATAA
- a CDS encoding GNAT family N-acetyltransferase, with protein METWLRPTQLEGEWVKLVPLQKSHKVDLAFAASDGKLWELWYTSVPSPKTIDAYLDVALNEQENGTALPFAIINKKNNTIVGSTRYMNLDAKNKRLEIGSTWYAKKVQRTGINTEAKYLLLKYAFENLGCIAVEFRTHFHNHPSRNAILRLGAKQDGILRNHRIDGSGNLRDTVVFSILNSEWKTVKTSLEFKMGIRPIN; from the coding sequence ATGGAAACTTGGTTACGCCCCACACAACTGGAAGGCGAATGGGTAAAACTGGTACCCTTGCAAAAATCCCATAAAGTAGATTTGGCCTTCGCCGCATCGGATGGAAAGCTCTGGGAACTGTGGTACACCTCGGTCCCCTCCCCCAAGACCATAGATGCCTATTTGGATGTTGCCCTGAACGAACAGGAAAATGGAACCGCATTGCCATTTGCCATAATCAATAAAAAGAACAACACCATTGTAGGCAGTACACGTTACATGAATTTGGATGCAAAAAACAAACGATTGGAGATCGGTTCAACTTGGTATGCCAAAAAAGTGCAGCGCACAGGCATCAATACCGAGGCCAAATACCTATTGTTAAAATATGCTTTTGAAAACTTAGGCTGCATTGCCGTAGAATTTCGGACGCACTTTCACAACCATCCATCCAGGAATGCCATTCTTCGACTAGGTGCAAAACAAGATGGTATTTTAAGAAACCATAGAATAGATGGTTCCGGAAACCTAAGGGACACCGTTGTTTTTTCCATTTTGAACAGCGAATGGAAAACCGTAAAAACTTCTTTGGAATTTAAGATGGGGATTAGACCTATAAATTAG